A window of Falsibacillus pallidus genomic DNA:
TTAACGTATAAGGAAGGCATACTGATGTACGCATCCCATAATGGAAAAATCGTTAAAAAAGATGAATTGAGAATTTCCCCTTTTGACCACGGGTTCATGTATGGTCTGGGTGTTTTCGAAACATTTCGTACGTATGATGGCCATCCTTTCCTTTTGGACGACCATCTCCATCGGCTGGAAAACGGGCTGAAAGCGTTGAATATTGAGTGGCCGGTGCGTAAGGAAGCCGTTCTGAGGGAAATAAAAAATCTCTCTGATGCCAATGGACTTTCCGATTCCTATATCCGATTCAATGTTTCTGCCGGCATCGGGGACATTGGACTCCAGACAGAGCCATATTCCAGACCGGAGATCATTATCTTTCAAAAGGAACTGCCAACAGGCCGGCCATTGAATGAAAAAGAGGGGAAAGTTCTCAAACTGCGCCGGAATACTCCTGAAACCGACGAGAGGTTGAAGTCCCATCATTACTTCAATAATGTGGCTGCTAAGCGGGAGCTTGGGCCGGACAGGAACCTCGAAGGGATCTTTTTGACAAAGGAAGGCTGGCTGGCAGAAGGGATCACAAGCAATTTATTCTGGGTGAAAGATGCCAGACTTTTCACACCGTTCCTTGAAACAGGCATCTTAAATGGCGTTACCCGAGAATTTATTTTGACCCTTGCCTCCAAGCTGGGCATAGAAGCGGAAGAAGGTTTGTTTGGCTGCGAAGAACTCCTTCATGCAGATGAAGTGTTTTTCACCAATTCGATTCAGGAAATCATTCCTGCCTACAAAGTGGACGGCCATCCTTTCCCGGGCAAGGACGGACAAGTTGTCAAGCAGCTGTATGACCGGTATAAGATTCTTTCAGCTTCATTGTGGAGCAGGGCAGACCTTTTGAAATAGGAGGACATCGATGAAAAAGCAAATCATGAAGTGTGGACCATACACATTGGACTTTTCCAAAAAGACATACATTATGGGCATCTTGAATGTCACGCCGGATTCATTCTCAGATGGGGGCAAGTATAGTGCAATTGAAAAAGCAGTTGCCCACGCAAAGGAGATGGCTGAAGCCGGAGCTGATATGATCGATATTGGCGGGGAATCCACCAGACCCGGACATGAATATGTTCCAGAGGA
This region includes:
- the pabC gene encoding aminodeoxychorismate lyase, with the protein product MLMYASHNGKIVKKDELRISPFDHGFMYGLGVFETFRTYDGHPFLLDDHLHRLENGLKALNIEWPVRKEAVLREIKNLSDANGLSDSYIRFNVSAGIGDIGLQTEPYSRPEIIIFQKELPTGRPLNEKEGKVLKLRRNTPETDERLKSHHYFNNVAAKRELGPDRNLEGIFLTKEGWLAEGITSNLFWVKDARLFTPFLETGILNGVTREFILTLASKLGIEAEEGLFGCEELLHADEVFFTNSIQEIIPAYKVDGHPFPGKDGQVVKQLYDRYKILSASLWSRADLLK